A single Leptospira barantonii DNA region contains:
- the dnaE gene encoding DNA polymerase III subunit alpha, translated as MQDFAHLHLHTNYSMLDGAIRIKELMQHVKDCGMSSVAMTDHGNMFGAVEFYNEAMKQGIKPIIGSEFYVSPNRKQETEMVKIADGNAYHLILLAKNEEGYKNLIRLSSKSYTEGFYKKARIDYDLLDRFSDGLVCLTACLAGEVNRKILEGKIDESFQLAGKLNEIFRKEDFYMEIQNHGIPEQMTVAKQIYEFGKKTGIPLVVTNDSHFLKKNDQEAQDILLRIGMQKRITDPMEFGFNGEFYVKNREEMSRLFPEIPEALNNTLEISNKVNLKLQFGNYLLPEFEVPDGYDADSYLEKLIWEGIERKYPSLSPEIKDRVVFELNTIKNMKFAGYFLIVQDYINYAKRNGIPVGPGRGSAAGSIVAYALGITNVEPLQHNLLFERFLNPDRKDMPDIDTDFCVERREEVINYIRRRYGEERVGQIITFNSLAAKAALKDVARVLNLPFGEANEMTKAFPNKLGMSIAEALTTSSELKNFSEKDDINHKIFAIAQRLEGNYRQPGRHAAGVVISPYPLEEVVPLSTVAEKERPGFRSIVTQYDKNNLESIGLIKMDILGLKNLTTLDFAIKLIEQRRGIRINLDEISYEDSNTYALLRKANTLGIFQLESTGITDLVAKSQVNNFDEIVALIALYRPGPMGEGMLDEYLDRKSGKKQVTYPVSSCEPILKETFGVPVYQEQVMSISRVVGGFSVGDSDMLRKAMAKKKADMMEKLKVQFVEGAVKLGHQEKVAKDLFEQLERFGGYGFNKSHSVAYAIITYQTAFLKANYTIEYLTALLASDHGKTTDIVKYINNAREMGIRILNPDVTESQVSFNVIDDTTIRFGLSAMKGVGETAANSVIQARTKIGNFKTLQDFALNIDTRLINKKVFEALIQAGALDSFGYTRKCLFESVDSILTFAQREQERANEGQFSLFGGAESSFTLNLPKDALEWEIDEKLKREKTVAGLYLSGHPLDKYEKQLKSLRTIPIEKFDDLKSGSKVEVAGVISSKNIKLSKRNEEFANFKLEDRTGEIECVAFSKVYQKFKEFIKEDQAIFIKGDLDKIEVGDAELRGQIKVNSIEILDDTTIEDKLEKSLHLRLEERHTEDPELIPKLYALLACYKGESSVYFHIVENEEEKRVIRAHDAYSIQPINELFFRLADLLGDRSVFYSVGEQLKAINKNQVAGNVG; from the coding sequence ATGCAGGATTTCGCCCACCTACATCTGCACACGAATTACTCCATGCTCGACGGAGCGATCCGTATCAAAGAATTGATGCAACACGTAAAGGACTGCGGTATGTCTTCGGTTGCGATGACCGATCACGGAAACATGTTCGGCGCGGTGGAATTTTACAACGAGGCGATGAAACAGGGTATCAAGCCGATCATCGGAAGCGAGTTCTACGTTTCTCCGAACAGAAAACAAGAAACGGAAATGGTGAAGATCGCGGACGGAAACGCGTATCATCTCATCCTACTTGCTAAGAACGAAGAAGGTTATAAAAATCTAATACGTCTTTCGAGTAAATCTTATACGGAAGGTTTTTATAAAAAGGCGAGAATCGACTACGATCTTCTGGATAGATTCAGCGACGGCCTTGTCTGTTTAACGGCTTGTCTTGCGGGAGAAGTGAACCGAAAAATTCTCGAAGGAAAAATCGACGAATCCTTTCAACTCGCGGGCAAGCTGAACGAAATTTTCCGAAAGGAAGATTTCTACATGGAAATCCAAAACCACGGAATTCCCGAACAGATGACCGTGGCAAAACAGATCTACGAATTCGGAAAAAAAACCGGGATTCCTCTCGTAGTTACGAACGATTCTCACTTTTTAAAGAAGAACGACCAGGAAGCGCAGGACATTCTTCTCAGAATCGGAATGCAAAAACGCATCACCGATCCGATGGAATTCGGATTCAACGGAGAATTCTACGTTAAAAATCGGGAAGAAATGTCCAGATTATTCCCCGAAATCCCCGAAGCGCTCAATAATACATTAGAAATCAGTAATAAAGTAAATCTTAAACTTCAATTCGGAAATTATCTTCTCCCCGAGTTCGAAGTTCCGGACGGATACGACGCCGATTCTTATCTTGAAAAACTGATCTGGGAAGGAATCGAAAGAAAATACCCGAGCCTTTCTCCGGAAATCAAGGACCGCGTAGTATTCGAACTCAACACGATCAAGAACATGAAGTTTGCCGGTTACTTTTTGATCGTTCAGGATTATATCAACTACGCAAAAAGAAACGGAATTCCGGTCGGTCCGGGAAGGGGTTCGGCGGCGGGTTCGATCGTAGCCTACGCGCTTGGAATCACAAACGTAGAACCTCTACAACACAACCTTCTTTTTGAAAGATTCTTAAACCCCGATCGTAAGGACATGCCCGATATCGATACGGACTTCTGCGTGGAACGCCGTGAAGAAGTCATCAATTACATCCGTAGAAGATACGGAGAAGAAAGAGTCGGTCAGATAATCACATTCAATTCCCTCGCGGCAAAGGCCGCACTCAAAGACGTTGCGCGAGTTTTGAATCTTCCGTTCGGGGAAGCGAACGAAATGACAAAAGCGTTTCCAAACAAACTGGGAATGTCCATCGCGGAAGCGCTTACGACCTCTTCGGAGTTGAAAAACTTTTCCGAAAAAGACGATATCAATCATAAGATTTTTGCGATCGCTCAAAGACTCGAAGGAAACTATCGCCAGCCTGGAAGACACGCGGCCGGTGTCGTGATTTCTCCTTATCCATTGGAAGAAGTCGTTCCGCTTTCGACGGTTGCGGAAAAAGAAAGACCCGGTTTTAGATCCATCGTAACTCAATACGACAAGAACAACTTGGAAAGTATTGGGTTGATCAAGATGGATATCTTGGGTCTGAAAAACTTAACAACCCTGGATTTCGCGATAAAACTCATCGAACAAAGAAGGGGAATTCGAATCAATCTCGACGAGATTTCGTACGAGGATTCGAACACTTACGCTCTATTAAGAAAAGCGAATACGTTGGGAATCTTCCAGCTTGAATCCACCGGAATCACGGATCTGGTAGCGAAAAGTCAGGTAAACAACTTCGACGAAATCGTAGCCTTGATCGCATTGTATCGTCCCGGTCCGATGGGTGAAGGGATGTTGGACGAATACTTGGATCGTAAGTCCGGTAAAAAACAAGTCACCTACCCCGTTTCTTCCTGTGAACCGATCTTAAAAGAAACCTTCGGAGTTCCCGTTTATCAGGAACAGGTGATGAGTATTTCGCGAGTTGTCGGTGGATTCTCCGTCGGGGATTCGGACATGCTCCGAAAAGCAATGGCTAAGAAAAAAGCCGACATGATGGAAAAACTGAAAGTTCAGTTTGTGGAAGGCGCGGTAAAACTCGGACATCAGGAAAAAGTCGCTAAGGATCTATTCGAACAGTTGGAAAGATTCGGTGGTTACGGGTTCAACAAGTCGCACTCTGTAGCTTATGCGATCATCACATATCAAACCGCATTCTTAAAAGCGAATTATACGATCGAATATCTTACAGCGTTACTCGCATCCGATCACGGTAAAACGACGGACATCGTAAAGTATATCAACAACGCAAGGGAGATGGGGATTCGAATTCTCAACCCGGACGTTACCGAATCTCAAGTTTCGTTCAACGTTATCGACGACACAACGATTCGTTTCGGTCTTTCCGCGATGAAAGGTGTGGGTGAAACCGCCGCAAACAGCGTCATTCAAGCGAGAACCAAGATCGGAAACTTTAAAACCCTACAAGACTTCGCATTGAACATCGATACGAGATTGATCAATAAAAAAGTTTTCGAAGCTTTGATTCAAGCGGGCGCGTTGGATTCTTTCGGCTATACTCGGAAATGTCTTTTTGAATCCGTGGATTCCATTCTTACCTTTGCTCAAAGGGAACAAGAAAGAGCCAACGAAGGACAGTTCTCCTTGTTCGGCGGCGCGGAAAGTTCTTTCACACTCAATCTTCCGAAAGACGCGCTCGAATGGGAAATCGACGAAAAATTAAAACGTGAAAAAACCGTCGCGGGTCTTTATCTTTCCGGCCACCCTCTGGATAAATACGAGAAACAACTAAAAAGTCTTAGAACTATCCCGATCGAAAAATTCGACGATCTCAAATCAGGAAGTAAGGTCGAAGTGGCGGGTGTGATTTCTTCCAAGAACATCAAACTCAGTAAACGAAACGAAGAATTCGCCAATTTCAAACTCGAAGATAGAACCGGAGAAATCGAATGTGTCGCGTTCTCGAAAGTATATCAGAAATTTAAGGAATTCATAAAAGAAGACCAAGCGATCTTTATCAAAGGTGATTTGGATAAGATCGAGGTCGGCGACGCGGAACTGCGCGGACAGATCAAAGTAAACAGCATCGAAATTTTGGACGATACTACGATCGAAGATAAACTCGAAAAGTCGCTTCATCTTCGTCTCGAAGAAAGACATACGGAAGACCCGGAACTGATTCCTAAACTTTACGCGTTACTCGCTTGTTACAAGGGAGAATCTTCTGTTTACTTTCACATCGTGGAAAATGAGGAAGAGAAAAGAGTGATCCGCGCGCACGACGCGTATTCGATCCAACCGATCAACGAACTCTTTTTTCGATTGGCCGATCTTTTAGGAGATCGTTCCGTTTTCTATTCGGTGGGAGAACAACTCAAAGCGATCAACAAGAATCAGGTCGCGGGCAACGTCGGTTGA
- a CDS encoding ParA family protein: protein MKQILCIANQKGGVGKTTTAVHLAFGLALKGERVLLLDLDAQGNATSVFAPENSFSVSTEEGRERSLYKIFRDGGDPREILIPTRINGLKIGPSHSSLAEVDVMLSGKIDGFFHLRDSLELIKDEFDYAVIDCPPSLSMITLNAFVASTGLLVPLQVSKFSLDGIEAILEAHKNTVKRFNPSLKVFGAVLTMFNPRTTLSQTLEPMIEPYLKLFSSRIPPSVSVEEAHMMKQTLFEYQPKGKATKSYQGFVEEVLALG from the coding sequence ATGAAACAGATCCTCTGTATAGCAAACCAGAAAGGCGGAGTCGGTAAAACGACGACTGCGGTACATCTCGCTTTCGGGCTCGCGCTCAAAGGAGAAAGAGTTTTGCTTTTGGATTTGGACGCTCAGGGAAATGCGACTTCCGTTTTTGCGCCTGAGAATTCCTTCTCCGTTTCGACGGAAGAAGGAAGGGAAAGAAGTCTTTATAAAATTTTTAGGGATGGAGGTGATCCGAGAGAGATTTTGATTCCGACTCGGATCAACGGTTTAAAGATCGGGCCGTCCCATTCTTCCCTTGCGGAAGTCGATGTAATGCTTTCGGGAAAGATCGACGGATTTTTTCATCTCAGAGATTCTTTGGAGTTGATCAAGGATGAATTCGACTACGCGGTCATCGATTGTCCTCCGAGTCTTTCGATGATCACCCTCAACGCGTTCGTCGCGTCGACCGGTTTGTTGGTTCCACTGCAGGTTTCCAAGTTTTCTCTCGATGGAATCGAAGCGATTCTCGAAGCTCATAAGAATACCGTGAAACGATTCAATCCTTCTTTGAAAGTTTTCGGAGCCGTACTTACGATGTTCAATCCGAGGACGACTCTTTCGCAAACGCTCGAACCGATGATCGAACCATATTTGAAATTATTCTCATCCAGAATTCCTCCTTCGGTCAGCGTGGAAGAAGCGCACATGATGAAACAAACCCTCTTCGAATATCAACCGAAAGGAAAGGCGACAAAATCCTATCAAGGTTTTGTGGAAGAGGTTTTGGCTCTTGGCTAA
- a CDS encoding RNA polymerase sigma factor codes for MNLSKDKTLDLVSRCGDGEEEALKQFFEIYSEDIYNFPMKIFHLSEDDAGDFFIYAFERLKTGARFGSFKGKSSFRTWFYSVLRNMLIDWQRTKRELKVTNLGKISKEGKEYATIEDEPDTRPEMQEEASELSDRFNQALEEIGVDKRVIFKLSYIYYLNLNEDEVQYLLEKTALSPDALKEKILHLRSELSNREEENIRMEDKITSLYLNILDLKEKQQNTAKIAPILPMEVDKTSHALKKKYEQRKKLLEKKKKGHFLARTPYREVADLIGISEGNVSVTLLRLIEKIQKKLDFSDLDF; via the coding sequence ATGAATTTGTCAAAAGATAAAACCCTGGATCTTGTCTCTCGGTGCGGAGACGGAGAGGAAGAGGCGCTCAAACAATTCTTCGAAATTTATTCGGAGGACATATACAACTTCCCGATGAAAATCTTTCATCTAAGCGAAGACGACGCCGGCGATTTTTTTATCTATGCATTCGAAAGATTGAAAACCGGAGCTCGATTCGGTAGCTTCAAGGGCAAATCCAGCTTCAGAACCTGGTTCTATTCGGTTCTCAGAAACATGCTGATCGATTGGCAAAGAACCAAACGAGAACTGAAGGTCACAAACCTCGGTAAAATCAGCAAAGAAGGGAAAGAATACGCGACGATCGAAGACGAACCCGACACTCGTCCGGAAATGCAGGAAGAAGCGAGCGAACTTTCCGACAGATTCAACCAGGCTTTGGAAGAAATCGGGGTCGATAAACGGGTTATCTTTAAACTTTCCTATATCTATTACTTAAATCTAAACGAAGACGAAGTTCAATATCTTCTGGAAAAAACGGCGCTTTCTCCGGACGCGCTTAAGGAAAAAATTCTTCATCTTCGTTCGGAACTTTCCAATCGAGAGGAAGAGAATATAAGAATGGAGGACAAAATTACGTCTCTTTATTTGAATATTCTCGATCTAAAAGAAAAACAACAGAATACGGCGAAGATCGCACCGATTCTCCCTATGGAAGTGGACAAAACTTCTCACGCTTTGAAGAAGAAATACGAACAGCGTAAGAAACTTTTGGAAAAGAAAAAGAAAGGCCACTTTCTCGCGAGAACCCCTTATCGAGAGGTTGCGGACCTGATCGGAATTTCCGAGGGAAACGTAAGCGTTACTCTACTTCGTTTAATTGAAAAAATTCAGAAAAAGCTAGATTTTAGTGATTTGGATTTTTAA
- a CDS encoding toxin-antitoxin system YwqK family antitoxin: MNLKSKSFLGRIFFLLISVAIFGACVKEPVPENIPAGAKFRKEFNAYVLSEPGRRRIYYDNGKIYQDCSVNELGLENGLCRFYSKYDDKVLAKGLFENGVRRGEWTWNFDSGNLYIRQNYGKGARKPEVMMSGDEGNEEGLYERFYENGQVELRGTYADGFRNNLWQKYFPDGELEYTGYFKNGRKIRTWFYYYPTHKTETIEVFDDNGGFISRTTYLPDGTVNCEIKKGSETTCKTLTSFKK, from the coding sequence ATGAACCTTAAATCTAAATCTTTTCTCGGAAGAATTTTCTTTCTTTTGATCTCCGTCGCGATATTCGGCGCCTGCGTGAAGGAACCGGTTCCTGAAAATATTCCTGCCGGCGCGAAGTTTCGAAAAGAATTCAACGCGTATGTTCTTTCCGAACCCGGTAGAAGACGAATTTATTACGACAACGGAAAGATCTATCAGGATTGTTCCGTAAATGAGCTTGGTTTGGAAAACGGTCTTTGCAGATTCTATTCCAAATACGACGACAAAGTATTAGCCAAAGGTCTTTTTGAAAACGGGGTTCGCAGGGGAGAATGGACTTGGAACTTCGACAGTGGAAATCTTTACATTCGTCAGAACTACGGAAAAGGCGCACGCAAACCCGAAGTGATGATGAGCGGCGACGAAGGAAACGAAGAAGGTCTTTACGAAAGATTTTACGAGAACGGTCAAGTGGAACTTCGCGGAACTTATGCGGACGGTTTTAGAAACAATCTTTGGCAGAAATATTTTCCGGACGGAGAATTGGAATACACGGGTTATTTTAAGAACGGAAGAAAGATCAGAACCTGGTTCTATTATTACCCGACGCATAAAACCGAAACGATCGAAGTTTTCGACGACAATGGCGGTTTTATTTCCAGAACCACTTATCTTCCCGACGGAACGGTCAATTGTGAAATCAAAAAAGGATCGGAAACGACCTGTAAAACTCTGACTTCTTTTAAAAAATAG
- a CDS encoding M23 family metallopeptidase: MEAENNKVINYLVPVKTDQLENKITSTFGESRGDHFHNGMDISSMNEPVLAMADGKVLYSRYAEDHPFEDELGTGNSVWLDHGSGNFTAYYHLKDGRISKLLKPDLIKGGEKIAVTGNSGHSSGAHLHFVVLRKYGLEILDPMKFLSPIPDSALPEISSLLVHVNGKFTNINDGDNINLSKEFPFTVSIVDAGEKKSQRRGITKVQYFLNGEALRSADFGALQYSSAEWKNPDGFSFTSLYHKDQYLVGNLNLKSGENTIKVVAWDFRGNVNERSFTFYVSRL; encoded by the coding sequence ATGGAAGCGGAAAATAATAAAGTAATAAATTATCTTGTCCCCGTCAAAACCGATCAGCTGGAAAACAAAATCACCTCGACTTTCGGAGAATCCAGGGGGGATCACTTTCACAACGGGATGGATATATCTTCCATGAACGAACCCGTTCTTGCGATGGCGGATGGAAAAGTTTTGTACAGCCGTTATGCGGAAGATCATCCTTTCGAGGACGAACTCGGAACCGGTAATTCCGTTTGGTTGGATCACGGATCGGGAAATTTTACGGCGTATTACCACTTGAAAGACGGTAGAATTTCGAAACTCTTAAAACCGGATCTGATCAAAGGCGGTGAAAAAATCGCGGTCACCGGAAATTCCGGTCACTCAAGCGGAGCGCACCTCCACTTTGTTGTACTTCGGAAATACGGTCTGGAAATTTTGGATCCTATGAAATTTCTTTCTCCGATTCCTGATAGTGCACTTCCGGAAATATCGAGTCTTCTCGTTCACGTAAACGGAAAGTTTACGAACATCAACGACGGAGACAATATCAATCTTTCGAAAGAGTTTCCTTTTACCGTTTCGATTGTCGACGCCGGCGAAAAAAAATCGCAGAGAAGGGGAATCACAAAGGTTCAATATTTTCTAAACGGAGAAGCTTTGCGTTCCGCCGACTTCGGTGCCTTACAATATTCTTCAGCGGAATGGAAGAATCCGGACGGTTTCTCCTTTACGAGTCTTTATCATAAGGATCAATATTTGGTCGGAAATCTGAATTTGAAATCGGGCGAGAATACGATCAAAGTAGTCGCCTGGGATTTCAGAGGAAACGTAAACGAAAGAAGTTTCACCTTTTACGTTAGTCGTCTTTGA
- the gatB gene encoding Asp-tRNA(Asn)/Glu-tRNA(Gln) amidotransferase subunit GatB has product MAEFETIIGLEVHAQLNTESKIFSTSATKFGAPPNSQTNPVCLGLPGALPVLNEVALEKAILAGLAFGCDITLFTKFDRKNYFYPDLPKGYQISQFDKPICTGGGVTFTIKGEESPRFVRLTRIHMEEDAGKLIHSADPNVPQSYVDLNRAGTPLIEIVSEPDMRSSDEAYYYLNSLKAVLKYIRVSDCNMEEGSLRCDANVSIRPKGSDKFGTRVEIKNLNSFKAVKAAIDYEVEWQTEMALEGKTFQQQTKLWDSVANKTVTMRTKEMSHDYRYFPDPDLPVIILQKETVEEVRTKLPELPNERKNRFVEKLGLPKYDAEVLTAEREIADYFEEALKVSGDAKKTSNWVKDEILGIVNKESITISEFTVSAQRIGGLVKLIADGKISGKIAKTVFEELLISDKDAETIVTEKNLIVVRDDKEIERIVDEAIANNQDAVTKYKSGKDRALGAIVGYVMKVSKGKADPELVNQMLLDKLGPLPPKG; this is encoded by the coding sequence TTGGCGGAATTTGAAACGATCATAGGGCTGGAAGTTCACGCACAGCTCAACACGGAATCGAAAATATTCTCTACAAGCGCGACGAAGTTCGGCGCTCCTCCGAATTCTCAAACAAACCCGGTGTGTTTAGGTTTACCGGGAGCCCTTCCGGTCCTCAACGAAGTCGCTTTGGAAAAAGCGATCTTGGCTGGACTTGCGTTCGGTTGCGACATCACCCTTTTTACTAAATTCGATCGTAAGAATTATTTTTATCCAGATCTTCCCAAAGGTTATCAAATCTCTCAGTTCGATAAACCGATCTGCACCGGAGGCGGAGTTACTTTTACGATCAAGGGGGAAGAATCTCCCCGCTTCGTAAGACTCACTCGGATTCACATGGAAGAGGACGCGGGCAAGTTGATTCACTCTGCGGATCCGAACGTTCCTCAATCTTATGTCGATTTAAACAGAGCGGGAACTCCTCTGATCGAAATCGTTTCCGAACCGGATATGCGTTCTTCGGACGAAGCGTATTATTATCTAAATTCCTTAAAGGCCGTTTTGAAATACATCCGCGTTTCCGATTGTAATATGGAAGAAGGTTCTCTTCGTTGTGACGCAAACGTTTCCATTCGTCCGAAAGGTTCGGATAAATTCGGAACGAGAGTGGAAATCAAAAACCTAAACTCTTTCAAAGCGGTAAAGGCCGCCATCGACTACGAAGTGGAATGGCAAACCGAAATGGCTCTGGAAGGAAAGACCTTCCAACAACAAACGAAACTTTGGGACTCAGTCGCGAACAAAACCGTTACGATGAGAACCAAAGAGATGAGTCACGACTATCGTTACTTTCCGGATCCCGATCTTCCCGTAATCATTCTTCAAAAAGAAACCGTGGAAGAAGTGCGCACAAAACTTCCCGAACTTCCGAACGAAAGAAAGAATCGTTTTGTGGAGAAGTTGGGACTTCCGAAATACGACGCGGAAGTTTTAACGGCGGAAAGAGAAATCGCGGATTATTTCGAAGAAGCTCTGAAAGTTTCGGGTGACGCGAAAAAAACCTCGAACTGGGTGAAGGATGAAATTCTCGGAATCGTAAACAAAGAAAGCATTACAATTTCTGAATTTACCGTTTCCGCTCAAAGAATCGGCGGACTTGTAAAACTGATCGCCGACGGAAAAATTTCCGGTAAGATCGCGAAGACCGTATTCGAAGAACTTCTTATTAGCGATAAGGACGCGGAGACGATCGTAACCGAAAAAAATCTGATCGTGGTTCGAGACGATAAGGAAATAGAAAGAATCGTGGACGAAGCGATCGCGAACAATCAGGACGCGGTTACGAAATACAAAAGCGGAAAGGATCGCGCGTTAGGCGCCATTGTCGGCTACGTTATGAAGGTCTCAAAAGGTAAGGCCGATCCGGAATTGGTCAACCAAATGTTACTCGATAAACTCGGGCCGCTCCCACCAAAAGGTTAA
- a CDS encoding CHAT domain-containing protein: MLNLIIDRVGTVNVFNIMDTSGSGSESHLQSTIDEDLILEYIKEIENLVRVSNAVNSKGVSHKTLETEILHELKILGETFYDQFFPAPIQEKLRLTTEKYLHLNMDPKLGVIPWELLHDGTCFLSDKFFIGKTVRGESSQSSFKEKEKLRMLIIADPTEDLEWAQKEGEQLFKVLSEKVSPSRLEIEFIGGKQVTKLKLLSLIKGKNIIHYSGHLYFSDDPLENGWLISEGKVLKAREIKNSGFNTDLVFSNSCQSNSNASRTLNSDLMNNFAGAFLMSGIKSFIGTNWEIIDNQNTIDFTIQFYSYLFSDRSIGESLFLAKEYARRIFDTNDLTWTNYSLHGIPNQQVMMDPTKGKPIQKIINPSLISKFYPSNIAASYYNFTQKQKEETESSFELIQSLILAFEEFSKIVGGIIFSDHQHHSLGKYIPNNPDDAVEVKKWWELIYQCLADFRKLEISPLISNIQEVLQVNKDTIQKMIQWIELYRRGQILRDSADGYLISFQYYYENLLMELEELEKTSIFLVSTNSNNHLFFRGIKPETSLVVAPVVKQDYIGEQIEKFRGKVIVFNENRMTIIPMLCSVIENPETKDLELSFPGFKSEKNSIQNL, translated from the coding sequence ATGCTGAACCTAATTATTGATAGAGTCGGAACCGTAAACGTATTCAACATCATGGATACTTCGGGGAGCGGCTCGGAATCGCATCTTCAATCCACGATCGACGAAGATCTCATCTTAGAATACATTAAGGAAATCGAAAATTTAGTTCGTGTTTCCAATGCGGTCAACTCCAAAGGCGTAAGTCATAAAACCCTCGAAACCGAAATCCTTCACGAGCTGAAAATCCTCGGAGAAACTTTTTACGATCAGTTTTTCCCGGCGCCGATCCAAGAAAAACTCCGACTTACGACCGAAAAATATCTGCACTTGAATATGGATCCGAAACTCGGAGTGATTCCGTGGGAACTCCTGCACGACGGAACTTGTTTTTTGTCGGATAAATTCTTTATCGGAAAAACGGTTCGGGGAGAATCCAGCCAGAGTTCCTTCAAAGAAAAGGAAAAGTTGAGAATGCTCATCATCGCCGATCCGACCGAGGATTTGGAATGGGCGCAAAAAGAAGGGGAACAACTCTTCAAGGTTCTCAGTGAAAAAGTTTCACCGTCCCGATTGGAAATTGAGTTCATCGGCGGAAAACAAGTAACCAAACTCAAACTTCTTTCCTTGATCAAAGGGAAGAATATCATTCATTACTCCGGCCATCTTTACTTCTCGGACGATCCTCTTGAAAACGGATGGTTGATATCGGAAGGAAAGGTTCTCAAAGCAAGAGAAATCAAAAACTCCGGGTTTAATACAGATTTGGTTTTTTCAAACTCTTGCCAATCGAACTCGAACGCATCGAGAACTCTCAACTCCGACCTGATGAACAATTTCGCCGGAGCCTTCTTGATGTCCGGGATTAAAAGTTTCATCGGAACCAATTGGGAAATCATCGATAACCAGAATACGATCGACTTTACGATCCAGTTTTATTCTTATCTTTTCAGCGATCGAAGTATAGGAGAATCTCTCTTCCTCGCAAAAGAATACGCACGAAGAATTTTCGATACGAACGACCTGACTTGGACCAACTATTCGCTTCACGGAATTCCGAATCAACAAGTGATGATGGATCCAACAAAAGGAAAACCGATTCAGAAGATTATCAACCCTTCACTCATTTCCAAATTCTATCCTTCGAACATCGCCGCTTCTTACTATAACTTCACTCAAAAACAAAAAGAAGAAACCGAAAGTTCCTTCGAGTTGATTCAGTCTTTGATTCTTGCCTTTGAGGAATTTTCGAAGATCGTCGGCGGGATCATTTTCAGCGATCATCAACATCATTCTTTGGGAAAATACATTCCCAATAATCCGGACGACGCCGTTGAAGTTAAAAAATGGTGGGAGCTGATCTATCAATGTCTTGCCGATTTCAGAAAGCTCGAGATCAGTCCGTTGATCAGCAATATCCAGGAAGTCCTTCAAGTGAACAAGGATACGATCCAAAAGATGATTCAATGGATCGAACTTTATAGACGAGGTCAAATTCTCCGAGATTCCGCGGACGGTTATCTGATTTCATTTCAGTACTACTACGAAAACCTTTTGATGGAATTGGAAGAATTGGAAAAAACGAGCATCTTTCTCGTTTCGACAAACTCGAATAATCATCTATTTTTCAGAGGAATAAAACCCGAAACTTCTTTGGTGGTCGCGCCCGTAGTAAAACAGGATTACATCGGGGAACAAATCGAAAAGTTCCGCGGTAAGGTGATCGTATTCAACGAGAATAGAATGACGATCATTCCTATGCTTTGTAGCGTCATAGAAAATCCCGAAACGAAGGATCTCGAGCTAAGTTTCCCGGGTTTTAAATCGGAAAAAAACTCCATTCAAAATCTTTAA